The Littorina saxatilis isolate snail1 linkage group LG15, US_GU_Lsax_2.0, whole genome shotgun sequence genome contains a region encoding:
- the LOC138948160 gene encoding uncharacterized protein: MPPRRAASRRVAEVTRAAAGRPRASNQTASQRQPGGFESATAGGEESATALAAVLAELRRLGERQETCQVAIVSLQKDNQRLQEAVSGDREAIASTSGSMTTGTSNSTLSGSVANLVNTITGTEYGEPSSGLILVE; this comes from the exons ATGCCTCCCAGGAGGGCAGCGTCAAGGCGGGTAGCCGAAGTGACCCGAGCCGCTGCAGGTCGGCCGAGGGCCAGCAACCAGACAGCCTCGCAGCGACAACCCGGTGGGTTTGAGTCAGCCACAGCAGGAGGGGAAGAAAGCGCCACTGCTTTGGCCGCGGTATTGGCAGAACTACGCAGGCTGGGGGAGCGGCAAGAGACCTGCCAAGTGGCCATTGTCTCGCTCCAGAAAGACAACCAACGTCTGCAAGAAGCTGTTTCGGGTGATCGTGAGGCCATCGCCTCAACATCGGGATCGATGACAACCGGTACCAGCAATTCTACCCTGTCTGGCTCGGTTGCCAACCTGGTCAACACAATCACAG GCACAGAGTACGGGGAGCCATCCAGCGGGTTGATCCTGGTGGAGTAG